CGAGCTAAACGGGAAGACCAATTACAgatagcagaaataaaattatgctaGACCTGGAGCAGGTGGCAGTGACAAAAActccaggagcaggaatgggCAGAATGATGAATGTGAGCAATGCACGGTGGCTCACGTTCTGCTGCTGTGGTACCAACGAATCTGAGAACGAGAACGTTCATCAGAACTTGTCACTCGTTAGGCCTCAGCTGCAGTGGTGCTGAACTTATCTCAGACTTCTGTATATATTTACTGCCATATCTACAGTAAGCGCTGGAGCAGATGTTCACTGGCCCCTCTCTGAAGGAACAGGGCACTGTTGCTCAGAAACAGGTACACACCTACCAGATCAATTAAGCCAGAATTTCTATGTGATTGCACTTGGCCTCTGAAATGGCTcttgctccagccccagctgttTCCTTCTGGTACCTTACAACCAAAAGAAAATTTGCGAAGAACTGTAAATCCCTCAGGAAAAAATGTCAGGGTGGCTGAAGAATAGAGAATTCTTTACAACATTATAAACTGCTACTCAGTAAAAACGAAGCAGGACCATGAGGAGCAGGGTGAAGTGTGAAAGCAGCTGGTTCATGACTTTTACAGGGTCCACATGCTGTAAGGAAATCCAGACAAGTTTTTACGTACTACTAAACTCATTTTGTTGAGGAAGAAACCAAGGCAGTTGCTACATTAAAACAACTCAGGTGTCAAAACTGCCTCTGCTGCAAAGATTGCTTCCCTGCAGGAAGCACGAACTTGTCTGCAGCCTCATGGTTCCAGTTACATTCAcgtctaaaaaagaaaaaataaaaatactctggGGAGAATACTTTAAGCAGTTGTGCATGGGCAGCTGCATGCTCCAGTCTTGATCTTGTAACAGGAAAAACAATATGAGTGGAAACCACATCCATTAAGCACTCACTTCTGGATGCTGGATGGGTCAGGAATAGAGAAGAGCAGTAAAAATGGACCTGTAGAAGGAAACCAGCCACTGGGTATGTTGTTCAAGTCTCTGACAAAAGATCAGGATTGCCAGAGGCTTAATCTTACCTTGTAGGTACCTAATGCAGATGGTTTGTGTGTCACAAAGGCAGTAAGGAAGAACAGCAGTTCCTCTCACATTATTTTTCATaactccagccccagctctgcagtgctggtggGACCTGCAGCAGCTCAAGTGCAAAGCTGAGATTCAAGGGACATTGTCTGGTTTTgaatagaaatatttatgatatttttcattttgcaaggATTACACTGGTACTGCCTTCAGCTAAAGCTGTACTGGTATTAACTCATTATTAACAATCTAGGCTTTggtaaacagaaaatatttatatgataAAAATGTCTAAGAGAAACTTTTCACCAGTGTAACATGTTGAGGtttcttgtttgggtttttctttgcttttaagaaATTCTTTCAGTAAGCTCAAACTCTTGGGGAAAAGGTTTCAGTTGATTAAACTCTGCCATTCCTTCTACTCAACAGCTTCCCTCTTTCTGTGTGTGATCCTCAACATCTAGATCTGATTTTGGATGTtacatttctgctgctggaaaatggCGAAGCTGCTCAGAATTCAGTGCAGCTGCCTTTGAAGTTGGTGACATCCTTATTTGTCATTTAGAGAGAGATAGATTCAGCTCACCATGAAAAATATTGCTCTTGCTGCCTGTCTGCCATAGCTGGCATGGGAGAACACATGGCAAGGCAAAATATAAGAGGTGTCTTTGCTGACAGATTTAAATTCTCAGGGGAATTTTCAGAGGGCTATCTTTAATCATAGTAGTCACCAAGAGACTTTAATAACTGTCTATATTATATATAACTGTCTAATTATATGtaactttaattttatttctgtttgggCCAGAGGAAAGTGTacatctgaaatgaaaaataattttatcaatGCAGAACTTTCAGAAAAGCTAGTGATAGGCAGTTGAGTGgtacttttctttaaaaatagctgatgtcctaattaaataaataactaGGTCATAATGTAATCTGTAATAGGGAAATATTTCATCCATCATGGATTTGAGGGGGAGAGAGTATATACACTGCATGTTCAACTGTGGGGAGTGTAAGAGAAGAAATGGAAGGCTAATGTAGAGGAGAGAGTGTGTTTGTCTCTAATCCATTAGAGGACTAGCTCCTGTGATGTGAAAATACATCATAGTCCCAGGTTTAACAAGCCCTAGGTAGATTGCCTGGGTAATACTGCTGCTAGCAAAGGATTTTAACTTGTGCAcccaattattttaatttgccaGCTCAATTTGAAGTACACAATAGTCCTACAAGGAATCTGCTGGGATGAATAGGAGAGACATTGGAAATGTGGAGGAAGGGACTGTGGAGGCTTTTCATTCTCTAATGAAGGGTTTGTCctctggcagtgcccagcactttTGTTTCCACTTAGGCTCAGCTCTTTCCTCTCACCTACAGACTTTCTCCCACCTCTTTGGAACTTGTGTCTAGGTAAGACATGCCAGGAAGTGCATTCAAACTCTGAAAAATGAGGGATGTGACCAATGTGTTACTTAAGCGCCTGCTTTAGGAGACAGTCCTTTAAAGTCTTTTTAGGAATAATCAGAAAGCAACGTTTGATGTTGCCAGAACTCATGAAATTCAGTGCCAATCAAACAGTGAGAATTACATGTGTACAACTAGATGGAATGAGATTAAACCCATGTGACTGTGCCTCACAGACACCTTCACaggcacacagagaaaaaaaatgtaattttttgaaGTAACCATTTAAAGCTGTGCCATTATCTTGCTTGCCACATATAGCAGCAGATGAATAAACTGTGATAACTACACTGCCATCCATGATCACAGAACTTCCCTCTAAAATTCCTGTTAAAATGTGTTGTAGATGAAGATGGCTTGCCATGATCTGCCTAAATATGATTCAGTGGTCACAGTCAGAAACATTTAAGAGAGAAGAGTAAGGCTGATGCAGAAAGTACTATCTCAGGACCTGATGAATCTAGATGTCACTTAGAAATATCTGCATTTCCTAGAAGGAAGAAGTACTGACTTGGTACTTTCTATGTTCAGCTGCTACTGTTGAGGATCTGTAGCCTCACCACACTGAAACTGCTTTGAAGCTGAGCAAAAAGAATCAGAAAGTTAACTCAGTTGAGCATTCCAATCAAACCTAGCAGGTTCTTTCAATTGAAGTATCTTGGATTTCTTCTCTCATCATTTTAGGCAGACAGACTCTGCCTGTTTATAATAAAACATGCAAGTGTCTTTGCAGACCTGAAGTCTTTTTCCAGGAACATAAAAATAGTACttgatgtgaaagaaaaaattctccAAGGGCCAGAAGAGTGTGTAAACATAATTATTAAtccaatttttatttatacCCACTATTTTCTTACACTTCATGACTCACAAACAGCCATCCTTTGTTTCCAAGCCAACATAATTTTTATAGCCAAAAGAGCactgctttttggttttgttttgttatttaataGAAGAGCTGCAATCTCTCACCTGAGGAAAATAACAGATGTATCTCTTGCAAATATGTGCACAAGTTTTGAAAAGCAAGTTGTTTCATCCTGAAATGGTGGACTATCACCAACATAACAGTAGAGGTGCCAACACCTAAAACATGATCAGGCAGGTTCAGTTAATGCTGGCCCCTCAAAGGCTCGAGTGGTCCAGCAGAAAATCACTTCCACTGCTTTCAGTACCACTGAGCAGCTACAGCCCTCTGTTCTGAGCATGGAGGACTGAAGACATGTCGCTTCCTACTGGAAAGCACAGAGAGACATCCTGGGCTGTAAGTCCTGAACCTGCTGCTGTGTTTATATGGCTGCTTCAGCAGCTCACTGGGATCCGACTCCTACTGCAGCTTCCCAGtgcagctgggacacagccccagcagcaccagaacCTCCCAGgtttcctctgtgtgctgcaccCGCAGCTGGAGCACGAGATGCTGCtccaagaaaataaagacactTCACATCTCTCTGGagcccagggaatggctggttTTGAGGGAAGGAGTTCCATTTTAAGAAACAGGACAAACGCATGTATTCTGCAGAGTCAGGGAGAAGAGGtgagtaaatttaaaaattgcaaaaaaagcAAGCCCGTACACGAGGGTGTGTGAGGAAAGGATTGTGTCAAGTATAGGATGCAAAGGTGGCAAATCATCTTCTAGGAGATGCCTGTAAGTGTTTGAAAATGTTCAGttaggactttttaaaaacattctggCATTGACAAATGACTCAAAAAGAAGTAAATATATTAGAAGCTCAGTGTTTTTGAACAAGATGTTCTTCAAAGACTTTGAACACTGCTTTTGgtcattgatttatttttttaaattctcccaAACTTAAGACTTTTATCAGTGCCAGGAATCCCACTGAAATGCTGTAGAAAAGTAGCTGTATTAAAGATTAGCTTAAATGTGTTCTTAAGCATTTTCAGTGATCAGACTCCTTTGAGGTGATTGTGAACacttttgccttttatttttaacaattgTGTACATACTGTGCCATTCCTGTCAGAGAGGTTTTGCTCCTGTGGAAGAAATTAGCTGAACTTGTCATCAAATAGATGGTTATTTCAACAATAAACACATTGAAGACCACAGGCAGTGACAGATATTGTCCAGAAGCAGAGTCAAAACACTTTCTCAGCAAATTCCCCTTCTGAATCAGAAATGAGTCCTGTAAGtggccagggagggagggaagggtggatggaaatataaaataatacaaatgcTACTCACACAAAAGCTGTCTGTGTGAATCAGTGATGTTTGCATTCTCATGCCAGAAGGGGTTTATCAAAGGGTAACATTCACTCCTCACTGTTAGAAAAAGGGGAgaaacaatgaagaaaaaattacacTATTATATCCattttctatatatatatatctttggcttttttttttttttgcgtgcACATATAATTCATATAATACTAGCTGCTTCTAAAACAACAATTTCTAGGTAGGGAAGGAAATGAGAGGATTTTTAGCGTGCAGCATCAGCTGCTCCCATGGGGCCTGACTGCTGGAGTCAACAGGGAAACATCTGCTCATTGCAATGGGGCTCAGCACACAGCAAAGAGAGAATTCCTGTAACCTGCTCCttctctgtgctcctctggAAGCAACGTCCTTTCTTGCCTATGGCAAACATTACTTACTCTTGGCTTTTAAGAGTGGAATCAAAGCCAAAAGTTAAATGCCTAGCATATAGATTAACTACAGGGGGGAAATTCTATATATTGATATGTAGGATTATAATAATCCTATATTATGATACATAATAATacttatatttaaattaattgtaTTGTTTATGTAAATAAACTATGTAGCGTTTATATTTCTATcctttatattattatttatcatTTCAATGGTTTTAACCCAGAACTTTTACCCCTTAATTTCCTGAGCCAAATGAAAAGACATCTCCTTCCTTCTAAATGGTTAACGTTTATTAGATTATCTTGAATTAAAAGTTAATCTAAAATTAGGTTACAATAGCAGAAAATTCGCTCTCCGCATGTCTCCTTCGGCAAGTGACACGGGAGGTACTGACAAGGCACTGCCCCCGGGTCCCGGGCACGGCCGGGGAGCGCCCGTCCCTTGAAGCTCGTAGAGCCGGAGCTCCGCgggcagcaggcactgccccCGAGCCGGAGCCTGCAGCCGGACGGGCTCCGGCATCCCCATCCCCGCATCCCCGGACCCCGCATCCCTGTCCCCGGACCGGCATTCCCACAGCCGGATGAGGGGGATCCCTGCCCCGGaccccccatccctgtccccggACCGGCATTCCCACAGCCGGATGAGGGGGATCCCTGCCCCGGaccccccatccctgcccccgGACCGGCATTCCCACAGCCGGATGAGGGGGATCCCTGCCCCGGaccccccatccctgtccccggACCGGCATTCCCACAGCCGGATGAGGGGGATCCCTGCCCCGGaccccccatccctgtccccggACCGGCATTCCCACAGCCGGATGAGGGGGATCCCTGCCCCGGACCCCGCAGCCGGAGCGCTCCGCTGCCCGGGCCCCCCGCACTCACCGCGGCAGGTCCGCCAGAGCCCCGAGTGCGAGCTGAGCGCGTCCGTGCCGTTCCGGGACGCCTCCAGCTTGGAGGCATCGATGATGTACCAGAAGTCGGTGGCGATGGCCACCACGAGGAAGATGAAGCTCGAAAGTCCCACCAGGGCCACGAAAAGGGAGAGCGCGCCCAAATTAACCCTCATggtgccgccgccgccgcgcctcGCCCGGCCCCGCAGCCGCGCAGGTGGAGCGCCCCGAGCCCCGCCCCGGCTGCTCCGCGCCCCGCGGGAGGACCGGGGACCCGGCGGGAGGACCGGGGACCCCGCGGGAGGACCGGGGACCCC
The Cinclus cinclus chromosome 16, bCinCin1.1, whole genome shotgun sequence DNA segment above includes these coding regions:
- the TMEM114 gene encoding transmembrane protein 114 isoform X2, coding for MRVNLGALSLFVALVGLSSFIFLVVAIATDFWYIIDASKLEASRNGTDALSSHSGLWRTCRVRSECYPLINPFWHENANITDSHRQLLSLVTLTGISVYIAYSAAAFQEAVCLLRSKDLLVEIDIRFGWSLALVWISFVAEVLTGAVFLLAARVVGLKRQHELAL